In Porites lutea chromosome 9, jaPorLute2.1, whole genome shotgun sequence, a single window of DNA contains:
- the LOC140948902 gene encoding uncharacterized protein: MQGRGRPRVKRYARRFVCLKTHCHLEMAASLETDAFLNALTRMVAREGWPKLMLSDNGSTYVGAAREIKELVDSIYQDKIERLTSNQGIECQFNPPEAPHFGGVFETMIKSANRAIYVILNEADVSNEQLQTVLTGAKSLLNSRLLTTVSGDVNDESVLTLNHFLN, from the coding sequence ATGCAAGGACGAGGTAGACCACGAGTGAAGCGCTACGCTCGTAGATTTGTGTGTTTAAAGACACACTGTCATTTAGAAATGGCTGCTTCCCTGGAGACAGATGCTTTCTTAAATGCGCTGACGCGTATGGTGGCTAGAGAAGGGTGGCCTAAGTTGATGCTCAGTGACAATGGAAGTACTTACGTCGGAGCAGCAAGAGAAATCAAGGAGTTAGTGGATAGTATTTACCAAGACAAAATTGAAAGGCTTACTTCCAACCAAGGAATTGAGTGCCAGTTTAACCCACCGGAAGCGCCACACTTTGGCGGTGTCTTCGAAACAATGATCAAGTCAGCCAACAGGGCAATTTATGTAATTTTGAACGAAGCTGATGTCAGTAATGAACAATTACAAACCGTGCTTACTGGAGCCAAAAGTTTGTTAAATTCGAGGCTTTTAACTACAGTTAGTGGAGATGTCAATGACGAGTCTGTGCTGACCCTAAACCATTTTCTTAACTAA
- the LOC140948903 gene encoding uncharacterized protein, with translation MMMQKAWIEALGWDEELPDHFKMEWKRWLGELGELGAVRVLRCLKEDMELQDVTIHTFSDAFEKAYAAASYIRHEYEDGTVSTRLVAAESRLAPLKAMSIPRLERTGALTGLPLTLKICATLELPRKKALFWVDSVNVGFWVQGQNRNFKPFVSHRVGEIHDESSPDQSRYVPTKLNLADLGTRRASVQALVKDDCWWYGPQFLKRRDDQ, from the coding sequence ATGATGATGCAGAAAGCTTGGATTGAAGCTCTGGGATGGGATGAAGAATTGCCAGATCATTTTAAAATGGAATGGAAAAGATGGTTGGGGGAACTTGGTGAACTTGGTGCGGTCCGTGTTCTACGATGTCTGAAGGAAGACATGGAACTTCAAGATGTTACTATTCACACGTTCAGTGACGCGTTTGAGAAGGCTTATGCCGCAGCATCGTACATTCGCCATGAGTATGAAGATGGAACAGTTAGCACAAGATTAGTCGCAGCAGAGTCAAGGTTGGCGCCATTGAAGGCCATGAGCATTCCGCGGTTAGAACGTACGGGAGCACTAACTGGTCTCCCACTGACATTAAAGATATGTGCAACACTGGAGCTTCCTAGGAAGAAGGCCCTATTTTGGGTGGACAGCGTAAATGTCGGGTTTTGGGTCCAAGGTCAGAATCGAAATTTTAAACCTTTTGTATCCCACCGGGTTGGGGAAATTCATGACGAGAGCAGTCCAGACCAATCACGGTACGTTCCAACGAAACTCAACCTTGCGGATCTAGGAACTCGAAGAGCTTCAGTTCAGGCGCTAGTTAAGGATGACTGCTGGTGGTATGGACCCCAGTTTCTAAAACGTAGAGATGATCAGTGA